One segment of Brassica napus cultivar Da-Ae chromosome C3, Da-Ae, whole genome shotgun sequence DNA contains the following:
- the LOC106361098 gene encoding BRASSINOSTEROID INSENSITIVE 1-associated receptor kinase 1, translating into MMKPSFLWLLLVFDLVLRVAGNAEGDALSALKNSLADPNKVLQSWDATLVTPCTWFHVTCNSENSVTRVDLGNADLSGQLVMQLGQLPNLQYLELYSNNITGTIPEQLGNLTELVSLDLYLNNLSGPIPKSLGRLQKLRFLRLNNNSLSGEIPRSLTGVLSLQVLDLSNNPLTGDIPVNGSFSLFTPISFANTNLTPLPASPPPPISPTPPSPAGSNRITGAIAGGVAAGAALLFAVPAIALALWRRKKPQDHFFDVPAEEDPEVHLGQLKRFSLRELQVASDNFSNRNILGRGGFGKVYKGRLADSTLVAIKRLKEERTQGGELQFQTEVEMISMAVHRNLLRLRGFCMTPTERLLVYPYMANGSVASCLRDRPESQPALDWPKRQGIALGSARGLAYLHDHCDPKIIHRDVKAANILLDEDFEAVVGDFGLAKLMDYKDTHVTTAVRGTIGHIAPEYLSTGKSSEKTDVFGYGVMLLELITGQRAFDLARLANDDDVMLLDWVKGLLKEKKLEALVDVDLQGNYIDEEVEKLIQVALLCTQSSPMERPKMSEVVRMLEGDGLAERWEEWQKEEMFRQDFNYQNYNQPNTAWLIGDSTSHIENDYPSGPR; encoded by the exons ATGATGAAACCTAGCTTCTTGTGGCTTCTTCTTGTTTTCGATTTGGTTCTCAGAGTAGCTGGCAACGCCGAAG GTGATGCTTTGAGTGCACTGAAGAACAGTTTAGCAGACCCTAACAAGGTGCTCCAGAGTTGGGATGCTACACTTGTTACTCCCTGTACATGGTTTCATGTTACTTGCAATAGTGAAAATAGTGTCACACGTGT TGACCTTGGGAATGCGGATCTATCTGGTCAGCTAGTAATGCAGCTTGGTCAGCTCCCAAACTTGCAGTACTT GGAGCTTTATAGCAATAACATTACTGGGACAATCCCAGAGCAGCTTGGAAACTTGACGGAATTGGTGAGCTTGGATCTTTACTTGAACAATCTAAGCGGTCCCATCCCAAAATCTCTTGGCCGACTACAGAAACTCCGTTTCTT GCGTCTTAATAACAATAGCTTATCTGGAGAAATCCCAAGGTCTTTGACTGGTGTCTTGTCGCTACAAGTTCT GGATCTCTCAAACAATCCTCTCACTGGAGATATTCCTGTTAATGGTTCCTTTTCACTTTTCACACCTATCAG TTTTGCCAACACCAATTTGACTCCACTTCCTGCATCTCCGCCGCCTCCCATCTCTCCTACACCGCCATCACCtgcag GGAGTAATAGAATCACTGGAGCAATTGCTGGAGGAGTTGCTGCAGGTGCTGCACTTTTGTTCGCTGTTCCTGCCATTGCACTTGCTCTCTGGCGTAGGAAAAAGCCACAGGACCATTTCTTTGATGTACCAG CCGAAGAGGACCCAGAGGTTCATTTAGGTCAACTCAAGAGGTTTTCATTGCGTGAACTACAAGTTGCTTCTGATAATTTCAGCAATAGGAACATATTGGGTAGAGGTGGTTTTGGTAAAGTTTATAAAGGAAGATTAGCTGATAGCACTTTAGTGGCGATTAAAAGACTGAAAGAGGAGCGCACCCAAGGTGGTGAACTGCAGTTCCAGACCGAGGTTGAGATGATTAGCATGGCTGTTCATAGGAACTTGCTTCGGCTCCGTGGTTTTTGCATGACTCCAACAGAGAGATTGCTTGTTTATCCTTACATGGCTAATGGAAGTGTTGCATCCTGTTTAAGAG ACCGTCCAGAGTCCCAGCCAGCACTTGATTGGCCAAAGAGACAGGGTATTGCGTTAGGATCAGCAAGGGGGCTTGCATATTTACATGACCATTGTGACCCAAAGATCATTCATAGAGATGTGAAAGCTGCAAATATATTGTTGGACGAAGACTTTGAAGCCGTGGTCGGAGATTTTGGGCTTGCAAAACTCATGGACTACAAAGACACACATGTAACAACCGCAGTGCGTGGTACGATTGGTCATATAGCACCTGAGTATCTTTCCACTGGAAAATCATCCGAGAAAACAGATGTGTTTGGTTATGGAGTCATGCTTCTTGAGCTCATTACTGGACAAAGAGCTTTTGATCTTGCTCGCCTCGCCAATGACGATGATGTCATGTTACTAGACTGG GTGAAAGGGTTGTTGAAAGAGAAGAAGTTGGAAGCTCTAGTAGATGTTGATCTTCAGGGTAATTACATAGacgaagaagtggagaagctaATACAAGTGGCTTTGCTATGTACTCAGAGCTCACCAATGGAAAGACCCAAAATGTCTGAAGTTGTGAGAATGCTTGAAGGAGATGGTTTAGCTGAGAGATGGGAAGAGTGGCAGAAGGAGGAAATGTTCAGACAAGATTTTAATTACCAAAATTATAATCAACCAAACACTGCTTGGCTCATCGGTGATTCCACTTCCCACATAGAAAACGATTATCCTTCGGGTCCAAGATAA